One Bifidobacterium angulatum DSM 20098 = JCM 7096 DNA window includes the following coding sequences:
- a CDS encoding D-alanyl-D-alanine carboxypeptidase, with protein sequence MRRAAVRPNHRIAVVTVSVVVTLAVCVGYTIADVYDVAPGLLTAQSAPTRTYSAIPTPLAAGAVAGKADRDVPIDEKKAEKLITALGESEGTGNFSVAIAAADGTIAAERNLDTEREPASTTKTLTAFTAVHTLEMSGTLDTEVYLTHADTSPTIVLQGHGDMLLGEGQNDPSHINGRAGLATLAQNTAQSLRQRGIDQVALAVDDSLFGDDNTSTALEQNNDGNAMYTPLSSMAVDGGRMRYGLTADPDAFTDYPTLSRTTASDAAQTFRSLLTRQGITVTDSSDTSGTEASARIAKVSSAPLNEVMAFMLRHSDNTLAELFARLTALKLGLGNSMDADIQAVVQVLRANDIPTDGLHLTSCSGLAAGTRLRIPTLLAVQRSLVGLDDGGAAEIEGLSVPGLTGTARNRAANDDIKGLARVKTGSLGGVRALVGNVSREHGGVLLFAVIVNDSSDELAANNAIDDFMAGLAKL encoded by the coding sequence GTGCGTAGAGCTGCAGTCCGACCGAATCATCGGATCGCCGTGGTCACGGTAAGCGTGGTGGTGACGCTTGCCGTTTGCGTGGGGTATACCATTGCGGACGTCTACGACGTGGCTCCCGGATTATTGACAGCGCAGTCGGCGCCGACACGTACCTACAGCGCAATCCCCACGCCTCTTGCGGCCGGTGCCGTGGCGGGCAAGGCCGATCGCGATGTGCCCATCGACGAGAAGAAGGCCGAGAAGCTTATCACCGCGTTGGGCGAGTCCGAAGGCACGGGGAATTTCTCTGTGGCCATTGCCGCGGCGGATGGCACCATAGCCGCCGAACGGAACCTCGATACCGAGCGCGAGCCGGCTTCCACCACCAAAACGCTGACCGCCTTCACAGCCGTCCATACGCTGGAAATGAGCGGCACGCTGGATACCGAGGTCTACCTGACCCATGCGGACACCTCGCCGACCATCGTGCTGCAAGGCCATGGCGACATGCTGCTGGGGGAGGGGCAGAACGATCCCTCCCATATCAACGGGCGTGCCGGCCTCGCCACGCTCGCGCAGAATACGGCCCAATCGCTTCGGCAGCGCGGCATCGACCAGGTGGCGCTTGCCGTGGACGATTCGCTGTTCGGCGATGACAACACTTCCACGGCGTTGGAACAGAACAATGACGGCAACGCGATGTATACGCCGCTGTCGAGTATGGCCGTCGACGGAGGTCGTATGCGCTACGGCCTGACCGCCGACCCCGACGCGTTCACCGACTACCCCACGCTGTCCCGCACCACGGCAAGCGATGCCGCACAGACGTTCAGAAGTCTGCTGACCCGGCAAGGCATCACCGTTACCGATTCGTCGGACACCAGCGGCACCGAGGCCTCGGCACGTATCGCCAAGGTCAGTTCGGCGCCGTTGAACGAGGTGATGGCGTTCATGCTGCGCCATTCCGATAACACGCTCGCCGAGCTGTTCGCGCGGCTTACCGCGTTGAAGCTTGGCCTGGGCAATTCCATGGATGCCGATATCCAGGCGGTCGTGCAGGTGCTGCGCGCAAACGATATTCCTACGGATGGGCTCCACCTGACCAGCTGTTCGGGTCTTGCTGCGGGAACCCGGCTGCGCATACCCACCCTGCTGGCAGTGCAGCGCTCGCTGGTCGGGCTTGACGATGGCGGTGCCGCCGAGATCGAGGGGCTTTCCGTGCCCGGGCTGACCGGTACGGCGCGTAATAGGGCGGCCAACGACGACATCAAGGGACTGGCAAGGGTCAAGACGGGCAGTCTTGGTGGTGTTCGCGCCTTGGTCGGCAATGTCTCCCGTGAGCATGGCGGTGTGCTGCTATTCGCCGTAATCGTCAATGATTCGTCTGACGAACTGGCCGCCAACAACGCCATCGACGACTTCATGGCGGGGCTTGCCAAGCTCTGA
- the folE gene encoding GTP cyclohydrolase I FolE has product MAEQVQGISAARRPYDEEGVRQAVRLFLQSIGEDPEREGLLETPDRIARACRELFSGLDTSPADVLEKHFDVDTDELVLVKDIELYSVCEHHLLPFHGVAHVGYIPAKNGVMGLSKLARLVEVYARRPQVQERLTQQIADALVDYAGARGVIVVTECEHLCMSMRGIKKSEARTVTSAVRGLLRNPATRAEAMSLILNH; this is encoded by the coding sequence ATGGCAGAACAGGTGCAGGGCATAAGTGCCGCCCGCAGACCATATGACGAGGAAGGCGTGCGTCAGGCCGTGCGCCTGTTCCTGCAATCCATAGGCGAAGACCCGGAACGTGAAGGGCTGCTGGAGACACCGGATCGCATTGCGCGTGCATGCCGCGAGCTCTTCTCCGGTCTCGATACTTCACCGGCCGACGTGCTGGAGAAGCATTTCGACGTGGACACCGATGAGCTGGTGCTCGTCAAAGACATCGAACTGTATTCGGTGTGCGAACACCATTTGCTGCCGTTCCATGGTGTGGCGCATGTGGGCTATATCCCCGCGAAGAACGGCGTAATGGGATTGAGCAAACTGGCGCGTCTGGTCGAGGTGTATGCCCGCCGACCGCAGGTGCAGGAACGTCTGACCCAACAGATCGCCGATGCTTTGGTGGATTATGCGGGAGCCCGCGGCGTGATCGTGGTCACCGAATGCGAACACCTGTGCATGTCGATGCGGGGCATCAAGAAATCCGAGGCGCGCACGGTGACCTCCGCGGTGAGGGGACTGCTACGCAATCCCGCCACCCGGGCCGAGGCGATGAGCCTCATTCTGAACCACTAG
- the folP gene encoding dihydropteroate synthase, producing MTDLETIRNAGRTQVMGVLNITEDSFSDGGLWLQPDKAAEHGRAMMAAGADIIDIGAESTRPGAKRVSTEDELARVQGAVAALIPAGAVLSIDTTRASVAAGALEHGAQIINDVSGGTLDKDLPRVVADHGCLYIVQHWRGWLAGSNGSTPDADTSHYEHGVLADVKDELMRQVDAVVAAGVSPEHIIIDPGLGFSKPGVEHNLPLLAGLESFAETGYPVLIGQSRKRFISALLSEAGLPQASMEDRDNATAAISALCAEHGVWAVRVHDVARSRAAVAVGDAWRAYAQR from the coding sequence ATGACCGATCTGGAAACGATCCGCAATGCCGGCCGCACACAGGTTATGGGCGTGCTGAACATCACCGAGGACTCGTTCTCGGACGGGGGCCTGTGGCTTCAGCCGGATAAGGCCGCGGAACATGGGCGCGCCATGATGGCCGCCGGTGCGGACATCATCGACATCGGTGCGGAATCCACCAGGCCGGGTGCCAAACGTGTATCGACGGAAGATGAGCTGGCACGCGTCCAAGGGGCGGTCGCCGCGCTGATTCCGGCAGGGGCGGTGCTGTCCATCGACACCACGCGTGCAAGCGTGGCCGCCGGCGCGTTGGAACACGGCGCACAGATCATCAACGACGTATCCGGTGGAACGCTGGACAAGGATCTACCGCGGGTCGTCGCCGACCATGGCTGCCTGTACATCGTGCAGCATTGGCGCGGATGGCTGGCCGGATCGAACGGGTCCACGCCGGACGCCGACACATCGCATTACGAGCATGGCGTACTCGCCGACGTGAAAGACGAGCTCATGCGGCAGGTGGACGCGGTGGTCGCCGCCGGCGTCAGCCCGGAACACATCATTATCGACCCCGGTCTGGGATTCTCCAAGCCGGGTGTGGAGCATAATCTTCCCCTGCTGGCAGGTCTTGAGTCCTTTGCCGAAACCGGCTACCCGGTGCTTATCGGGCAGTCGCGCAAACGCTTCATATCGGCGTTGCTTTCCGAAGCCGGCTTGCCTCAGGCGAGCATGGAGGATCGCGACAACGCCACGGCGGCGATCTCCGCCCTGTGTGCCGAGCACGGCGTATGGGCGGTGCGCGTGCATGACGTGGCGCGTTCCCGTGCCGCAGTCGCGGTGGGCGATGCCTGGCGCGCCTACGCGCAACGGTGA
- the ftsH gene encoding ATP-dependent zinc metalloprotease FtsH — MSVPQGPGQPNNNGNPFNNPFRQNGNKDGGSGKPNQANGGNKPFWQSPWLWGAVIVILVITMFQMFAGMGTQTIDTKDGLELLNDGQVNYAKIVDNKQKVTLQLKSDFTKRDANTGKMHNYGKSVQFYYTFAQGQDIVKAVEKADPSKGWSADIESSSMMTYLIQSILPFIIFFAFAWFLMSRMGAGNMLGMGGKKNNGKLLEGQTPSTRFSDVAGEDEALAEVEEIKDFLKDPSKYKALGARIPRGVLLYGPPGTGKTLLARAIAGEAGVPFYSMAGSDFVEMFVGLGASRVRDLFDEAKKNAPAIIFIDEIDAVGRKRGSGMGGGHDEREQTLNQLLVEMDGFNNDTNLIIIAATNRPDVLDPALLRPGRFDRQVGVAAPDLEGREAILKVHAKGKPFVPDVDLHMVAVRTPGFTGADLANVLNEAALLCARAGAQLIDNRAIDEAIDRVQAGPKKQSRGMALEELRNTAYHEGGHALVAAALNDTDPVTKVTILPRGRALGYTAVMPTSDRYSQSRNQLLDQMAYAMGGRTAEEIVFHDPTTGASNDIEKATNIARTMVGEYGFSDRLGAIKWTEDDDQSDMGGLAPHKYSERTAETIDEEVHKLVETAHTEAWTIINENRDILDELVRQLLVKETLNEKELAEIFAPIKKAPKREVWLSNEHRPDSDKPPVEIPESLKRSVGMKAEER, encoded by the coding sequence ATGAGCGTTCCTCAGGGACCGGGGCAGCCGAACAACAACGGCAATCCCTTCAACAACCCGTTCCGCCAGAACGGGAACAAGGACGGCGGGAGCGGCAAGCCGAATCAGGCCAATGGCGGCAATAAGCCGTTCTGGCAGTCCCCGTGGCTGTGGGGCGCGGTAATCGTCATCCTCGTCATCACCATGTTCCAGATGTTCGCCGGCATGGGCACGCAGACCATCGACACCAAGGACGGTTTGGAACTGCTGAACGACGGTCAGGTGAACTACGCCAAGATCGTGGACAACAAGCAGAAGGTCACGCTGCAGCTGAAGAGCGACTTCACCAAGCGCGATGCGAACACCGGCAAGATGCACAACTACGGCAAGAGCGTGCAGTTCTACTACACGTTCGCGCAAGGTCAGGATATCGTCAAGGCCGTGGAGAAAGCGGATCCATCCAAGGGATGGAGCGCCGACATCGAGTCCAGCAGCATGATGACCTACCTGATCCAGTCGATTCTGCCGTTCATCATCTTCTTCGCCTTCGCATGGTTCCTGATGAGCCGCATGGGCGCCGGCAACATGCTCGGCATGGGCGGCAAGAAGAACAACGGCAAGCTGCTGGAAGGTCAGACCCCGAGCACCAGGTTCTCCGACGTGGCCGGCGAGGACGAGGCTCTGGCCGAAGTCGAGGAGATCAAGGACTTTCTGAAGGATCCCTCCAAATACAAGGCGCTGGGTGCCCGTATTCCGCGAGGCGTGCTGCTGTATGGCCCTCCGGGAACCGGTAAGACGCTGCTGGCGCGAGCGATCGCCGGCGAGGCGGGTGTGCCGTTCTATTCGATGGCGGGCTCCGACTTCGTCGAGATGTTCGTCGGTCTTGGCGCATCCCGTGTGCGCGATCTGTTCGACGAGGCGAAGAAGAACGCCCCGGCCATCATCTTCATCGACGAGATCGATGCCGTTGGACGCAAGCGCGGTTCCGGTATGGGCGGCGGCCATGACGAGCGTGAACAGACGTTGAACCAGCTGCTGGTCGAAATGGACGGCTTCAATAACGACACCAACCTCATCATCATCGCCGCGACCAACCGCCCCGACGTGCTTGACCCGGCACTGCTGCGCCCCGGTCGATTCGACCGTCAGGTAGGCGTTGCCGCCCCCGACCTGGAAGGCCGTGAGGCGATTCTGAAGGTGCATGCCAAGGGCAAACCGTTCGTACCGGACGTCGATCTGCACATGGTGGCCGTGCGTACTCCGGGATTCACCGGCGCCGACTTGGCCAATGTGCTTAACGAGGCCGCATTGCTGTGCGCCCGTGCAGGAGCCCAGCTGATCGACAACAGAGCCATCGACGAGGCCATCGACCGTGTGCAGGCCGGACCGAAGAAGCAGTCGAGGGGCATGGCGTTGGAGGAACTGCGCAACACCGCATACCATGAGGGCGGCCACGCCCTGGTCGCCGCGGCACTCAACGACACCGACCCTGTGACCAAGGTGACGATTCTGCCGCGAGGCCGCGCACTCGGCTACACCGCCGTCATGCCGACTTCCGACCGCTACTCCCAGTCGCGCAATCAGCTGCTCGACCAGATGGCCTACGCCATGGGCGGCCGTACCGCCGAAGAGATCGTGTTCCACGATCCGACCACCGGCGCCTCCAACGACATCGAAAAGGCCACGAACATCGCCCGCACCATGGTCGGCGAATACGGTTTCTCCGACCGTCTGGGCGCGATCAAGTGGACCGAGGACGACGATCAGAGCGATATGGGCGGGCTCGCACCGCACAAGTACTCCGAGCGCACCGCCGAAACCATCGATGAGGAAGTGCACAAGCTCGTGGAGACCGCTCATACCGAGGCGTGGACGATCATCAACGAGAACCGCGACATCCTTGACGAACTGGTTCGCCAGCTGCTGGTCAAGGAGACCCTGAACGAGAAGGAGCTGGCCGAAATCTTCGCTCCGATCAAAAAGGCCCCGAAGCGTGAGGTGTGGCTGTCCAACGAGCATCGTCCCGATTCGGACAAGCCCCCGGTGGAGATCCCCGAATCGCTCAAGCGATCCGTTGGCATGAAGGCAGAGGAGCGGTAA
- a CDS encoding DUF3180 domain-containing protein, which yields MNARRTPWWHAAIALVLGLGVGAGVAVLGESSGTTLIGTPWFVPVVLGAIGVVALVLALNVHKYAATDPKKRPKTFVNPAVAFNTLVLCKSMVLAGAALAGWYGGQIIPTLAHIEGSFYGQAVLECAVSAAVCLADMVIGFVGEWLCQLPPTEGPENPKVKGQQRQGTLAGAAAKTVR from the coding sequence ATGAATGCGCGTAGGACACCGTGGTGGCATGCCGCGATCGCGCTGGTGCTTGGTTTGGGTGTCGGCGCAGGTGTGGCGGTACTCGGCGAGAGTTCCGGCACAACGCTGATCGGCACTCCTTGGTTCGTGCCCGTAGTGCTGGGCGCGATTGGCGTGGTGGCGCTGGTGCTGGCGCTCAACGTGCACAAATACGCCGCCACAGACCCAAAGAAGCGTCCGAAGACCTTTGTAAACCCAGCGGTGGCGTTCAATACGCTGGTGCTCTGCAAGTCGATGGTCCTGGCCGGTGCGGCGCTCGCCGGGTGGTATGGCGGGCAGATCATCCCCACGCTCGCCCATATCGAAGGCTCGTTCTATGGGCAAGCCGTGCTGGAATGTGCGGTGAGCGCGGCGGTATGCCTGGCGGATATGGTGATCGGGTTCGTGGGGGAGTGGCTGTGCCAGCTGCCTCCCACCGAAGGGCCGGAGAATCCCAAGGTGAAAGGCCAGCAGCGGCAAGGCACTCTGGCCGGTGCCGCCGCCAAAACCGTGCGCTGA
- a CDS encoding acyl-CoA thioesterase: protein MPQETLTPLEHIVKVLALGTPSEYRDHTYINGESMYFPTGRVYGGQVIAQSLMAAAKTVSPSRLPHSVHGYFVAPGDIRQDLLFDVEKLRDGRSFSARRVNVTQTDGSILTAIASFQEEGQSGVEFADPMPQDVPDPESLRSAKQLMEPYSDKSPFAKFYAQQSPFDIRHITPTVMLKPDKASAEADCGKQMVWMRGDGEVDVPQAMHRALLALGCDQVMMEPVLRRAGLSIATPGISYASIDHSMWWYRDVDINQWHLYVQDTPTAAHGRGLCEAKVYSQDGELVAVITQEAMLRVPQR, encoded by the coding sequence ATGCCCCAAGAAACCCTCACCCCTTTGGAACATATCGTGAAGGTTCTGGCTCTCGGCACCCCGTCCGAATACCGCGATCACACCTATATCAACGGCGAAAGCATGTACTTCCCCACAGGCCGCGTATACGGCGGGCAGGTTATCGCGCAGTCGCTGATGGCCGCCGCCAAAACCGTATCGCCCTCACGTCTGCCGCATTCCGTCCACGGCTATTTCGTCGCTCCCGGCGATATCCGCCAGGATCTGCTGTTCGACGTGGAGAAGCTGCGCGACGGCCGCTCGTTCTCCGCGCGCAGAGTGAATGTCACGCAGACCGATGGTTCCATTCTGACCGCAATCGCGAGTTTTCAGGAGGAGGGCCAGTCCGGTGTCGAATTCGCCGATCCCATGCCGCAGGACGTGCCGGATCCGGAAAGCCTGAGGAGCGCCAAGCAGTTGATGGAGCCATATTCGGACAAGTCGCCGTTCGCCAAATTCTATGCTCAGCAGTCGCCGTTCGATATCCGTCACATTACGCCGACCGTGATGCTTAAGCCCGATAAGGCCTCCGCCGAAGCCGATTGCGGTAAGCAGATGGTCTGGATGCGCGGCGATGGCGAAGTGGACGTACCGCAGGCCATGCATCGTGCGCTGCTCGCCTTGGGGTGCGATCAGGTGATGATGGAGCCGGTGTTGCGCCGCGCGGGGTTGAGCATTGCTACGCCGGGCATCTCGTATGCGTCGATCGACCATTCGATGTGGTGGTATCGCGACGTGGACATCAACCAGTGGCACTTGTATGTGCAGGATACGCCGACGGCGGCGCATGGCCGTGGCCTATGCGAGGCGAAGGTCTATTCGCAGGATGGCGAGCTGGTTGCGGTGATCACCCAGGAGGCCATGCTGCGCGTGCCGCAGCGCTGA
- the folK gene encoding 2-amino-4-hydroxy-6-hydroxymethyldihydropteridine diphosphokinase produces the protein MDRIVLTGVHANGTHGVLEFEHERAQPFVVDATLYMDLTAAGASDDLNDTVDYGRAAKEIVAVIEGEHADLIEHLAQRIADRLLTMPPVCQVDVTVHKPHAPITVPFDDVAVSITRMRRNPAGETETESHARQSGRQDRPHHAVIAIGGNQGDTAGILRDAVRRIDALDGTQVTGVSPLYRTAAWGMADGTPDFLNAVVEITTTLTAHELLNGLQGIERDHGRTRETHWSSRTLDLDIIDYDGIESEDSELTLPHPRAWQRAFVLVPWAALNPNADLPGMHGGPVGELADGLLGEADEPPVERIASDWLSGELQAQHRQSAQPVTAPTSAGEAAVSHEAAGSQRAAETQTGTANASDAADDLQTRPAVISMESTDTDAENLFREAIVAIDGIPGNQVEGISPLYHVGNFDGPDSMSAVIQIRTKLGPRELIKALGVIESMHGKAVDLDLVDMRGVAINEPDCRVPWPSAGKRAVVLAPWMDMDPNATLGGEPVPFLLAMAQDAGRVGMLTDAWILGTGANQ, from the coding sequence ATGGATCGAATCGTTCTTACCGGCGTACATGCCAACGGCACGCATGGCGTGCTGGAATTCGAACATGAACGCGCCCAGCCGTTTGTTGTGGACGCTACGTTGTACATGGATCTTACGGCGGCAGGGGCAAGCGACGATCTGAACGATACTGTCGATTACGGTCGCGCCGCGAAAGAGATTGTCGCCGTGATCGAAGGTGAGCATGCCGATCTTATCGAGCACCTTGCGCAACGCATCGCCGATCGGCTGCTGACCATGCCACCGGTGTGCCAAGTGGACGTGACCGTGCATAAGCCGCATGCGCCCATCACCGTGCCGTTCGACGACGTAGCCGTCAGCATCACCCGTATGCGGCGGAATCCGGCAGGCGAGACGGAAACCGAATCGCATGCGCGGCAAAGCGGCAGGCAGGACCGTCCCCATCATGCCGTCATCGCCATCGGCGGCAATCAGGGGGACACGGCTGGCATACTGCGTGATGCAGTGCGCCGCATCGATGCTTTGGACGGCACGCAAGTCACCGGTGTCTCGCCGCTGTACCGCACCGCCGCATGGGGTATGGCGGACGGCACTCCGGACTTTCTCAATGCCGTGGTGGAGATCACCACCACATTGACGGCGCATGAACTACTGAACGGATTGCAGGGAATCGAACGTGACCATGGGCGCACCCGGGAAACGCATTGGTCCAGTCGTACGCTTGACCTTGACATCATCGACTACGACGGCATCGAATCGGAAGACAGCGAGCTCACCCTGCCCCACCCACGTGCCTGGCAACGGGCCTTCGTACTGGTACCATGGGCCGCGCTCAACCCGAATGCCGATCTGCCTGGCATGCATGGCGGGCCGGTAGGCGAACTCGCGGACGGACTGCTCGGCGAAGCGGATGAACCGCCAGTCGAGCGCATAGCCTCCGATTGGCTCAGCGGCGAGCTGCAAGCGCAGCATAGGCAGTCTGCACAACCGGTGACCGCCCCGACATCGGCTGGCGAAGCCGCGGTATCCCATGAAGCCGCAGGTTCACAACGTGCCGCGGAAACGCAAACCGGCACCGCAAACGCATCGGACGCGGCAGACGATCTGCAGACCAGGCCGGCGGTCATTTCGATGGAATCCACCGACACCGATGCGGAGAATCTATTCCGCGAGGCCATCGTCGCCATAGACGGCATTCCCGGTAACCAGGTCGAAGGTATTTCGCCGCTCTACCATGTCGGCAATTTCGACGGGCCGGACTCCATGAGCGCCGTCATACAGATTCGTACCAAACTCGGTCCTCGTGAGCTGATCAAGGCGCTGGGCGTCATCGAATCCATGCATGGCAAGGCCGTCGATCTCGATCTGGTCGACATGCGAGGCGTCGCCATCAATGAACCGGATTGCCGTGTGCCCTGGCCTTCGGCCGGCAAACGTGCTGTGGTACTTGCCCCCTGGATGGATATGGACCCCAACGCCACATTGGGTGGCGAGCCGGTGCCGTTCCTGCTGGCCATGGCGCAGGACGCCGGGCGGGTGGGCATGCTCACCGACGCATGGATTCTCGGTACAGGCGCGAATCAATGA
- the hpt gene encoding hypoxanthine phosphoribosyltransferase, whose protein sequence is MRIADVQEDIDYELISSEEIHTIIAKAAAQVSKDYQGKNPLLVAVLKGAINTLAAFSQELSIPCQLDFMSLSSYGSGTTSTGTITVRQDLSTDVRGRHILIVEDIVDSGRTLAWLVEELKRRGAASVEIFALLEKPARREVDVDIKYPGKEIPDEFVVGFGLDYDERYRNLDSIAVLKPKVYQGEQA, encoded by the coding sequence ATGCGAATCGCTGATGTACAAGAAGATATCGACTACGAGCTGATTAGCTCAGAGGAAATCCATACCATTATCGCCAAGGCCGCGGCGCAGGTGAGCAAGGATTACCAGGGCAAGAATCCGCTGCTTGTGGCAGTGCTGAAAGGCGCGATCAATACTCTGGCGGCCTTCTCCCAGGAATTGTCCATTCCATGCCAGCTCGACTTCATGAGTCTGTCGAGCTACGGTTCGGGAACAACTTCGACCGGCACCATCACCGTTCGTCAGGATCTGTCGACCGATGTTCGCGGTCGGCACATTCTCATTGTCGAGGATATTGTGGATTCGGGGCGCACCCTGGCATGGCTGGTCGAGGAGCTGAAGAGACGCGGCGCCGCGTCCGTCGAGATCTTTGCGCTGCTGGAAAAGCCGGCACGTCGCGAGGTCGACGTGGACATCAAGTACCCGGGTAAGGAGATCCCCGACGAGTTCGTCGTCGGATTCGGACTCGACTACGACGAGCGATACCGCAATCTCGACTCCATCGCGGTGCTGAAGCCCAAAGTGTATCAAGGAGAGCAAGCATGA